The following proteins are co-located in the Apium graveolens cultivar Ventura chromosome 5, ASM990537v1, whole genome shotgun sequence genome:
- the LOC141661006 gene encoding uncharacterized protein LOC141661006, whose amino-acid sequence MKVENLNVFSDSMIVVYQINEGYQAKGPRTELYLKCAQRIITRFNEVRLELIPRGQNEGADELAKLGSRRESTSLGTVPLDIQRQPSVPEHEVGSLSNELGPTWMTPILAYIKEGSLPDEKNEARRIKYKAGRYVIYDGILYRRGFSVPLLKCIDGDECNYILREVHEGICGNHSGG is encoded by the coding sequence ATGAAGGTCGAGAATTTGAATGTGTTTAGTGACTCCATGATTGTGGTCTATCAGATAAACGAGGGGTATCAAGCTAAAGGGCCGAGAACAGAGCTTTACCTAAAGTGCGCACAGAGGATAATCACGAGGTTCAACGAGGTGAGGCTGGAACTAATCCCGCGTGGGCAGAATGAAGGCGCAGACGAGCTGGCTAAGCTCGGCTCACGCCGCGAGAGCACTTCGCTAGGGACCGTGCCCCTTGATATACAGAGGCAACCTAGTGTGCCCGAGCACGAGGTGGGCAGCCTCAGTAATGAGCTCGGCCCCACGTGGATGACACCTATTCTAGCATACATAAAAGAAGGTTCACTTCCGGACGAAAAGAATGAGGCAAGGAGGATAAAATACAAAGCAGGCCGCTATGTGATATACGACGGGATTCTATACAGAAGAGGGTTCAGTGTGCCTCTCCTCAAATGCATAGATGGAGATGAATGCAACTACATCCTAAGGGAAGTACACGAGGGCATTTGTGGTAATCACTCGGGggggtag
- the LOC141661005 gene encoding uncharacterized protein LOC141661005, producing the protein MSPWPFSIWGIDLIGELPKARGGVKYAVVVVDYFTKWAEAEPLATITAKKLREFVYRAILEEKKGAWPEELAQVLWSYNNTPRTISGETPLSLVYGCEAMVPVEVGAGSFRRDNYDSEVNEVNHRLYWDMIEVTREDAQIRIAAYQQRTARHYNSKVRARTFKMGDLVLRRVMPNTKVVSHGVFGANWEGPYKISRCSGREPTTSMICKTS; encoded by the exons atgagcccCTGGCCCTTCTCCATCTGGGGAATTGATCTGATTGGGGAACTCCCAAAGGCCAGGGGAGGCGTCAAGTATGCGGTGGTTGTGGTAGACTATTtcactaagtgggcagaggcCGAGCCCCTAGCCACCATCACAGCGAAAAAGCTCAGGGAGTTTGTATACAGGGCTATT cttgaagagaagaaaggagcATGGCCAGAGGAGCTCGCCCAGGTCCTATGGTCTTACAACAATACACCCCGAACCATAAGTGGAGAGACTCCTTTATCTCTGGTGTATGGGTGTGAAGCTATGGTGCCCGTTGAAGTGGGAGCAGGATCTTTTCGAAGGGACAACTATGACTCAGAGGTAAACGAGGTCAATCATCGGCTCTACTGGGATATGATCGAAGTAACTCGAGAAGATGCTCAGATCAGGATAGCGGCATATCAGCAGAGGACAGCTAGGCATTACAACAGTAAGGTTCGAGCCCGAACTTTCAAGATGGGAGATTTGGTTCTGCGCCGGGTCATGCCAAACACCAAGGTGGTGAGTCACGGAGTCTTTGGAGCGAATTGGGAAGGCCCTTATAAGATAAGTCGGTGCTctgggagggaacctaccacctcaatgatatgcaagACAAGTTGA